Proteins encoded within one genomic window of Oncorhynchus tshawytscha isolate Ot180627B linkage group LG02, Otsh_v2.0, whole genome shotgun sequence:
- the LOC112265500 gene encoding cytochrome P450 2B4: protein MLGSIVLLCFFSLLLFFFTRVRRPKNFPPGPRPLPILGNLLQLDPVNPLKDLERLKRRYGNVFSLYIGSRPAVVLNGLEVVREALVTHAEEYAGRPTHLLISHLFESKGIVLANYGSSWRDHRRFALTTLRKFGLGKRSMEERILEEVSHICTELESSAGGSMDPQHLFHLTASNIICSLIFGERFEYDDPVILTLIQRLEELTKEAFGPWAMLYEIIPVLRPFPLPFRNILHKFNQMKEHIKKIVTKHKSSRVVGEPRDLLDCYLDQIDKTANGGSTFNDTHMVFLLLDLFMAGTDTTSNTLRSAVLHLMTNQHVQDRCYREITNILEGRADASFEDRHAMPYVQAMIHEVQRMSDTVPLGVFHTTCSDTQLHSYQLPQGTMVIPNLSSVLHEEGQWKFPHEFNPENFLNEVGEFVKPEAFLPFSAGSRVCLGEGLARMELFLVLVTLLRRFRFVWPEDGGVPDFSLIFGGTQSQKPFRLGVHLRSSERG from the exons ATGCTAGGGTCGATCGTGTTGTTGTGCTTCTTTTCCCTCCTTCTATTCTTCTTCACCAGGGTCCGCCGACCTAAAAACTTCCCACCAGGACCCCGTCCCCTGCCCATCCTCGGCAATCTGCTACAGCTGGATCCTGTCAACCCTCTCAAAGACCTGGAAAGG CTGAAGAGGCGCTATGGTAACGTGTTCAGTCTGTACATCGGCTCACGGCCTGCTGTGGTTCTGAATGGCCTGGAGGTGGTTCGTGAAGCACTAGTGACACACGCAGAGGAATATGCTGGACGACCAACCCATCTCCTCATCAGCCACCTCTTTGAAAGCAAAG GGATCGTCCTGGCCAATTATGGCTCCAGCTGGAGGGACCACCGGCGCTTTGCTCTGACCACGCTGAGAAAATTTGGTCTGGGCAAACGCTCCATGGAAGAGCGCATCCTAGAGGAGGTGTCCCACATCTGCACTGAGCTGGAGAGCAGTGCTG GCGGTTCGATGGACCCTCAGCacctgttccatctgactgcgtcTAACATCATCTGCTCACTGATTTTCGGAGAGAGGTTCGAATATGACGACCCGGTCATCCTCACCCTCATCCAGAGGTTAGAGGAGTTGACCAAGGAAGCTTTTGGACCTTGGGCCATG CTCTATGAAATCATTCCAGTCTTGAGGCCCTTCCCTTTGCCCTTCAGGAACATTTTACACAAATTTAATCAAATGAAGGAACATATCAAGAAGATTGTGACCAAGCACAAAAGTTCAAGGGTCGTGGGAGAGCCCAGAGACCTCCTTGACTGCTACCTGGACCAGATTGACAAG acagCTAATGGAGGCTCCACATTTAATGACACTCATATGGTGTTTCTACTACTTGACCTGTTCATGGCTGGGACAGACACCACTTCCAACACcctccgctctgccgtgctacaCCTGATGACCAACCAGCATGTACAGG ATCGCTGTTACCGAGAGATCACCAACATTCTTGAGGGACGTGCAGATGCTTCGTTTGAGGACAGACATGCCATGCCGTATGTTCAAGCCATGATCCATGAGGTACAGCGCATGAGTGACACCGTTCCTCTTGGCGTGTTCCATACTACCTGCAGCGACACGCAACTACACAGCTACCAGTTGCCCCAG GGCACTATGGTAATTCCTAACCTGTCTTCGGTGCTGCATGAAGAAGGCCAGTGGAAATTCCCTCACGAGTTCAACCCTGAAAATTTCCTCAACGAGGTCGGAGAGTTTGTGAAACCGGAAGCCTTTCTGCCATTCTCAgcag gaTCACGTGTGTGTCTGGGGGAGGGGTTAGCACGTATGGAGCTCTTCCTGGTTCTAGTGACATTGCTTCGGCGTTTCCGATTCGTCTGGCCTGAGGATGGAGGTGTCCCAGATTTCAGCCTCATCTTTGGTGGGACACAGTCTCAAAAGCCCTTTCGCCTGGGAGTGCACCTGAGGAGCAGCGAGAGAGGGTGA